cgaatatttcaaattaatcatcataaatatgtaaaatattgatgttttactagggtagaatatcacgacaggccaaccctcatcacgatggacgggtcttattcactcgatatttaattggtgaaacatgaatacaattgcaactctaagcataccatttaaaagatatgaagtttcgtcaacatattgtgatatatgaaagccccatacgaattaaaataagcatgtgagctcttcgtaaaatatgttttcaaggcagttttgaaatccaatatggcggctacgtttgcaTGGACGTTCTCTCAGTGACGGCCACATCTTTCCCAgaccttcccagcactcattttttgaacaagaaaaatgTTAGCGATGTAtggtaacgtttattgatcttactcaagatttgcagttgtaatcagcacaataaaacacattttgttgcctatattagtgaaagtatgaaacgttattgttattcccggggttatggttggaactgaattgcGTATTcgttaccttgtaatcagtggttttatcccttactgccatcacaactgaaactccacagtgcttctttgattgtaattatacacattttggtcttaattcactccacagtgcactcgaaccacattgctgttcgtgtttcctaagcactcactccgtaaacaaagttacgagcagcagacgacaacactgattatgagatgcaaagctttattcccttaattgtttactttactcaatattagTTTaactacttcaaaatgtttattaattcatgtccattatccctttttgcaaccaaattaaccccccaaaattacaatgtttcggatgtatacttacgagcagacgacgtgaggaaaaatggctcatcgttgccaatctagtggagcgtccacacatacgtcgatgcatttacaaactgtttcgatgaattctagttgtcatagtaatgcagtaatgataaaattgctctaatatttgtatatatactacaaatagatacgctaattttcacttatttccccggttttttgtgaagtcttatacctagtttggagggtaaacatataccaattgacaacactgataaacaattgaagagcgcaaaacgccgcaaagaatgccgtagtccccttgaataagtacgtgAATAGCTGATGGTAAGaaggtgggtttacgattgttgtgatgaaagtgccccagcgtctatgggtacaagtggtgtgcagatttagccatgatgaaatgggaagtttgacacaagcgactccgtaaacatcaagatagcgtcaatcttcgaaacatttttagttgtaagtaaaaattttctaaagcgttttggtgagatttccacttgCAGTaggccacccttttcagtaccctctgtttaaatcttaaaatttggtccattaatttctaactttggagaaaatacttacttcgaaaggagagtagaggtctttagctccgtttttcaccaacaagaagtcgcgactgatgcccacatctccggtgtcaggacgcgttataatgtactttttcggagggtggctaggtgttgattgtaggtggcctgcttggcctgctgtgatctaccctatttatttaaaaaattattgttgaagtgcactcttcgtcgtcgtcttctgcaaAACAATTGTTTACTCGGTGAGAAAGTTTTCcgccgattgttgtgatgaaagtgccccagcgtctgctGTGGGTAcgggaaatggttagtttattgacacaagcggaccacttacagattagcgggcccactcgaccgccgaccgaaatcggcggaagaacaccaaaactaatatggcggcgataccaaaacaacaacaaacaaagtagggagctactactatcccgcgacgatcgatttatgtgtgctgtcattaaggccgtggcggaacggcgcttcgcgccttatccgcatatttaaagattcttggcaggcacggcatgttctggcaagaggtaatgttgcgctgcgcgcgctaaccacagggttacagtaaggctacttaccgtggcggatggatttgggtgtcgcgataccaaaacaacaacaaacaaagtagggagcaactggCCCGGTAAAGTGTAAACAACCCGACACAAGCGActcgtaaacatcgagatggcgtcaatcttctaaatattcgagttgtaagtaaaaatgttgaacgcgttttggtgagatttgcactacgtttgacaccgttttcactaccctctgtttaaatcttaaaaaatttggccttaatttctaactttggagaagaTACttagcctactactactacttcgaaaggagatagaggtctttagctccgtttctcaccaacaagaagtcgcgactgatgcccatctccgagtGTCAGACGCATTATacctaatgtacttttttgggattgtccacgctgatcgtacatgtcCACTCTGTACCCTACGGTTTATTaccctacttcgaaaggagagtagaggtcttgagctacctgctatcaaacaaacaaaccaatcatGAACTAATGCcaccatctccgatgtcaggagcATTATACcgaatgtactttttttgggattgtcccACTACGGTACATTTGGTCCATCTGTACCTCGGTTTTATTACCCtatcgaaaggagagtagaggtcttgagctcctgctatcaaCACCCAACTCGACTAATGACCATCTGTCGGACGTGATAAAGTAGTACTAGGTATTTAGGTACCTAGGTATGAGGGTGGCCAAAATCACAGTAGgcagtgagttggccagtccagtcggcTGTTTACCCTGGTAGTTTTACAGAGGACCCTTTTTATTGGTGGGGGAAATCGTTAGGAGAAAGACCTGGCTGCCATGTCGTTAGCGTAATGGAATAGCTCGCCGGGGGTCAATAAGGAGCCATAAAAAGCGAGGTTCTAGCTAGGTACCTACTACTAGGTACTACTAGGTAGCTAGTCCTAGGTCATTTCTGGGTAGGTCAGGACCTGGCCTTCTAAAAAAAAGTCAGGTTTGTTTAGGTCTGCGGAACTTGTCCAGTCGTTCTACACTTGCTCCAAAATCTGACAAGGCCTAAATACTCCTAATAAATTCAGATTGAATGACTGTATGAATAAACTGTACCTCATAAAGATGTTTGGTTGCGTAGCCAGGGCCAAAATCCAACACGCGTTTACAGCGCTTGTAGTAGTAGAAGAAGATCCTCCATAAATTTTCTTTTGGCACGGCTCAGCTCTCTAGAGCGTCCTTAAGTTCCTCAATGTTCTCTCCACTTGGTACATTATCATAAATGCAAAGAATTATTCTCTTAGCACCTTTTACTATCTTcattagatatgaaatatattctgAAAGTACTGTCTTTTCACCATTCACATATTCCTAAGTTCCAATGACTTTATTGTACAAACGCGgccgacgattttttttttcggcgaTTTTCGGGCACCTAAATCTTGCATAGGGTAAGTTGATTTTCACTACCTATATGCTACCACAATGGAATTACTTATTCCTtgcttatatatttcttatttgcaTTGCTTTTATTACAGAACATTACTAGTTGTTTAATTAGGTTTCCCAGTTCCTTCACTTTAACATTTTTAATGACCAACCTCTAAGAATTTTGCAGTTAAATATGTTGTTTTCTCTTCTGTCCCACATAATTCAAagctcgtttttatttttttttataattgtactTTAGTTTCTAACATATATAGTCCTGTCAATATTATTGCTGCCTCCCTTGCACATAAATAATAAAGGTTATGTGGCAGTTCTGGATCAAAACCTGTTACCTTTCATCTTGGACCAAGCTTAATCCATGTCGATTAAATTTTATGTAATGGATTTAGATACTGAAATGGATCGCTCAAATAACGATTCACTTCAATTGGACTGTGGACTGTATCCTTATGTATTTCATTGCATCATGTATAAATTAGAGAAAACAAAATGAACTGAAATGAGAGGGGTCATCAACCTATGGACGTTCCTtccccaaaaaaaaggaaaataaggagACAAGAAATATGGTTATCATTTCAGTGCTGGGGGTTATTGTGATAACTGTTAAATAGACTTTTCTGCCCTTTCGTGTGGCAAATCCATTAACACAGTTACTGATATCAGTTCCATGAATATGAAGGACAAAAACAGTATCAAGTGATTTTGGGGGATATATAGTATGAGCTCTCTGGCATTACAGGTGTAAGGCAGAAATGGTGgatataataatacgtaatataatattattaacaataatgatTTAGTTCATTCAACTCGAACGTAACCTCTGTAACGGCCCCTCCATATTATGCATTCTTAAGCAGTTATTATTGTCTAAGGACACAATTTCGTGTTTAATACTTGTCAGAAACTTGTCATTACTATCGTTTAAACAAAGTCAAACGCAATTGCAAGTTGCAACTGGATAATTACGCCTTGGTATTGGTATTTGGTTAGGTACTTCGAGAAAGTTGCAACTACTGTAGTATATATTACGCCTAAGGCCTAAATATACACTTTGTGAACTTTCAGACTACCCGGCATTTCACTGACCTCACGGGATAgtcaaaatgagtgaaaagaagCCTAAACTCATCGCTTTTGACCTAGGTGAGTGCAGTTTTACGGTAGACAAGTAGATTGGGCATGTCATAGCTTATTTTTATTGCACGTTACCTAGCTAGATACCTTAGGCCCAGCCCCAGTCCTAAATGTGTAGGTAGCGCTATCTGAGTACCTAGTATAGCTATACTACCTAGCTAGTAGGTAGTACCTTATAGGCTAGTACTATGTGTACTCTTATGACTCATATACCTAGTAGATTACATTTCTTAGGCCTGCTAGTTAATTACTATTAAGAGGCCGTAAAGGACCCTGGGTTGATTTCGTTTAAAGCTACCTAATGTAGCCTGGTAGGTAGCCTATAGCCTACCTAGCCTAATAGGTAGGTAGTACTACCTACCTAGgtacaggtaggtaggtactatatagtatatatagcctAGTAGTAGTAAATTCAAGTAGTAGCTACCTAGTACCTATGTTGAGCTatgaaaaaatatagtatatacctatagCTAGGTAGTAGgcttaaataatttttgttgattctgtacataacatagctatatatagagtattgtatagtatttatttattgtaaaatgacctttaaagtgtattttttaaaataaaagataaaaaaaagcctAGGGTTGGATAACtactagggtaaaacatcaaagcaggccacgcaggccagctaccatcagtgcaagccaccctccgaaaaagtacattataacgcgtcctgacacccgagatgggcatcagtcgcgacttgttgttggtgagaaactagctaaagacctctactctcctttcgaagaagtaagtattttccccaaagttagaaattatggccaaattttaagatttaaacagatttaacagagggtactgaaaatggcgccacggcagtggaaatctcaccaaaacaaaacgctttagaaatttttacttacaactaaaaatgtttcgaagattgacgccatctcgatgtttacggagtagcttgtgtcaataaactaaccatttcctgtgataaatccgcacaccacttgtacccacagacgctggagcacttttatcacaacaatcgaaacacgatttctcatcaacaacaagcagGCGTAAACAGcttgttggggtagaagatgacgagaagcgtgctcttggctaatttttaaataagtagtaaaaacatcaatattttacatatttatgatgattaatttgaaaatattcgttattgaaaaagtaactcgactctgactcaaatttaagtaattatttttctgaattagaacgttctttcaagttctgtattatgactcacgacatcttgactttcgtacctattgtaaataatgctatactcaactgtcattgcagaacagtttaccagttattcatgcagattgttatcagctatacatgtaattgttataatcgtaatgcgcatatatatctttattatttactttttggatatatgaagatgttttgtactgctggattatcgccgtagtgtgacgcaatcgttttcggtccatgggcctcttgtctgttttcgcaccataagaaattatgggggccgaatttgcaatgaccagaaagtcgttaaaagaggaaagttagcattgaggggcatatgttttgtttgactgagaaaaataaaaatttattcaatagctagcttgtaaaaaaatacttggttataaaaacttgattgacaactaagcagcatgtctactatgggtcagagacagtgcaagcaggtttttgggcaatacctatttctgtaacgaacactcttaacagaacgagattttgctatagtgcattacacccagtgccgtaatttataagggtatcgtgaaatcactaatcgtaaagaataacgacacttgtccttgtaccaagagacaaaactccattatgcagaaatggatacgaacacgcgtataaagctccacctaccctctcccattttctgttcattctcGTTCCtccgcttcctctctctctctctctctctctctctctctctctctctctctctgttgccattcggtgtgttgaccctccaaactgggtataagactacacacaaaacgttgaaattggtgaaattaggctatgtattggaagtatatacataaatattaaagcaattttatcattattgcattactgacaactagaattcatggaaacagtttataacctgttaagcgtcacccacgtaataatacgtttaccgcgatctactcggtagcgccttcaaccgggatattacgttcaagactttaactgtgcttgtcaagtcgtcagccccgtaataatacgtttactcgcatagaaagtgtaggaacatcatttggtaacactctcagcacatgggaaacttatttccagcctggcaactctttctggtggtcgcttatgctaggaaaactgcctgtccctgttggttttctttcaatacgcttcgggcgtttatcgagacaaattggattgcgcgtctttcacaatgaatgtcccaaagaggaggcatatttctttaggtgagatcaatcaaatactagatgaggagtgtggtattgataacctatttgatgatgagagctctagttctgaatcctccagtgatgatacaaacttttcttccaattgcgggagaaGTGAAGATGACTTTTGGTCTTTGCCGAGTGATggacttcgagagagagagagagagagagagagagagagagagagatttgagagagagagcgaagagagattTCCACAGTAATtcatgaataacaagcataaaaatcaatattaactttgaaaaactatcatcagtgctatgatccctgattacaaaaaaagcgtgacggtacgttagcagcgagctcatcaggggcggacgcttaacagataatgaacggcgtatgtgtgaagcctccactaatgtggcaaacgatgatttttgccattcttaggcatgcaaacattaaaggttacattttattctggcatacgattaatttaagaaaattcaaaatactaataaagactgcaaatcaatgaaagtgctagcaaaaaacaaaaagcaaaaaaaaaaaaaaaaaaaacgtagtcgttcctctatgcacttttccgtattcgttcctctatggttttcggcagccagatgtacgaaaacgttagaaacatttgatttatctacgttagaaatatctgtaatttttcggggtaatttggttgcaaaaaaaggataatatacatgaattaaatcaaaatttttaaataacaatgtaaaattaaactaaataacgagtaaagtaacagtttagggaataaaactttgttaCAGTTTCGTCGTCTGTGTCGTCTGTcggtcgtctgctgtttgtaattgtgtttattggcgcgcgcgcttagaaaaaaccaggaacagcaacgggttttaaagtgcaatgtggagtgaactgagaccaaaatgtgtataattaacaatcaaaataagcactgtgggtttcagttgtgatggcagtaaggataaaaaaccgccgattacaaggtagaatgaattcagttccaaccataaccccgggaataacaagttttcatactttcactaatataggcaacaaaatgttgttttattgtgctgattacaactgcaatcttgagtaagatcaataaacgttacatacatacgctaacattgttcaaatgagtgctgggaaggctggggaaagatggtgttccGTCACTGATGATaaccgtccatgaaaaaacgagccgccatattggatttcaaaactgccttgaaaacatattttacgaagagctcacatgcttattttagttcgtatggggctttcatatatcacaatatgttgacgaaacttcagtcttttaaaaatGGTATGGCTtaagagttgcaattgtattcatgtttcaccaattaaaatatcgagtgaataagacccgtctaccgtgatgagggttggcctggtactgatgtttccccctagttTTTATAGGCTAATGGTTAAACTTTTATCCAATACTAGGGCTACTTAATAATAAGTAATAGTATTAATAGTGGTAATAATAGCAGGCCAATTAGGCCTCTTTAGGCTCCTTTCTACTAACTAGCCTATGAGACCAGTAGCAGGAAACCGGCCTATTGGAATTACCTGGTTAAATAATGAGTGATTGATTTCATTAATGTTGACTAGTCTACTCAGTAGCCTAGTCATGATAAGGAAAGTAGCCCTAGTAAAGTAGGCTTAACAAGCTACTGTAGGCCTAAACTATGTCTTTCATGGGTGTTGTCCTTGATCCAAAGAGAGAAGGGGAAAACGTTGGGTTCGTACCAGAGTACAATGGCCTTATAATTGTCAAGCCTTTAGGAAAATGTCAATATTGTATGTAGTACGTACTAGGTATATACCTATGAAATGGTTAGTGATCTAGGCCTAGCTAGCCTAATTGCTGTATAGGTTTGGTAAATTCCATATTTAAGCCTAGCCATataataacctaacctagccaaTATTGCTTATTACCTGATCAAAGTGGGTTCAGCCCCCTAGACTCCACACTTAATCAAACTGAGGGTTccataaatagaaaatattggTTTACATGTCTTGGCTGCTTGTTGTCCTCTGTTACCATCCCAAATGAAGTGTGTGGCCCCTGGCCTCCACTTAATTAATGTATCCTGACATTAAGAATAAAATTCTGACTGTGGGCACTCATTATTGTTGGACAAAGGCCAGTTTTAAAAAGGTTCACCCGACATTTCCGACAGAAGTACACCTAGTGTATCAGCTTTGtcaaaatcactaaaaaaaatgctttatcaCATTTAAAGTCACGTGCTTCTTGAGGAAGTGAAGTTTAAACACCTGGACATATCCAAAAATTACATTTCTCCTTGAATATTAGCTAtgcttttgtaatttttaaagttATGTCTTGTTTCCTATCAGCAAGTCTAAATACAACTTAGTAAAAGATTTCCACATTGATTCCTGAGTTAAGAATATTTTTTGAAGTGGACCAATGATGCCCTGTTACTTATATGTTATGTTTTATGCTGGTCCCTTTTCTGTAAAGGTCAAAGAACAATGAAAAACTGATTGAGTTAAAATGATGTGAATATGTTAGCCTAGTTAGtgaataaaaaatgcaacaaaaaccATTATGACAATATTTTCCTAAGTTATTAACAATATATTAGCAATAAACTAATTGGATAATGATGCTTGTTTGTCTTGGTCCTGGTTGAGTATTGTGGTAGTGAAAATCTTTTGGGTTGGGGTATTACCTACTTTATAATTTTTCTGATCTTTGTAAAAACACAGTGCAAAGTTAAAACTGGCAGATCACACAAAAATCAAGGcaaaaactggaatttttttaaGGATTTAGCCTACTGAATACCACTAACTTCAATAtactgcatatattattattgttactgtagAATAATGTGTTAAGTTTGCCTAATTTCCTGAATTTATCACTATATTCTCCTTGCAGACTACACATTGTGGCCTTTTTGGGTGGATACGCACGTTGATCCTCCATTTAAGAAGGACAAGTAAGTACCTGAAAATTTTTATGTAATCCCATGTAAGTAAGAGCCTCAAATTATTAACATTCACATGTAAGTAAGAacctgaaaatattaatattcctatgtactctgttttttatgattttgaataGGTACTCGTATAATAATTTAATGCCAAAGGAGCTTAATATAATAGGAAGTTTTCTCATGCATGCAGAGTATAACCGCTGTTTTGGTATTGATTTTACTGTATTTATccagatggataaaaaaaaaaaagctagaccaTTCACATGGTTGGAAATGTTTGATGAGGCATAAATGAGATTGCTGAGTAAGGAGAGCAACCTTGAGAAGGATTAGGAGTATCTTTAGCTCTCCTTATTTCCAGCAGAGTTGTAGAGTGGACATCCTTTTACAGTGTGTGTGGAGTGTAAAttgaacttctttttttctctctccattatcttTTTATCCTTATTGGAGATGGTCTCCTATTTTATGTGTGTATGATAAATTCTTTGGTAACTTTTATGGGCTCATgtgccatataaatatttataatcacATTTCTTTGGAACAAGCTGGTGATTGCTGCTAACACAGATTAATCTTTTGCGaattaatgtgaaaaattaacttaaaatctaacacaattatatttttataatactgaTACAGGATAAAATATGCAACCATAAACAGTGTATCCCTCAACTTGTTTCTCTCATCCGTACAGGAAAGGTGTGGTGTACGATGCCAGCAATAAGAAAGTAAAGTGCTACCCAGAAGTTCCCAAGATTTTAGAGCAGCTTCACAAAGAAGGGTATTTAATAGGAGTTGCATCTCGTACAGGGGAAATTGATGGTGCAAATCAATTACTGAACCTGTTTGACTGGAACAAATACATTACATACAAGGAAATTTATCCTGGATCAAAGAACAATCACTTTTCACAGTAAGTTTTCCTCTGTCTCTACCTCAGTaaaaagtcattctctctctctctctctctctctctctctctctctctctctctctctctctctctctctctctctctctctctttttcgtaaAATAGTTCAGGCcagtaaataagatttttaagattaagtacatattttatatagttttatccaTTTACACCTGCCTAGTAATATAATGTAAACCCATAGAATTTCATTTATGGGGAGATGCCTCTGTACAGTTtcactttttgtgtgtgtgtgtgtgtgtctcatggAAGACCCGAATCTATATCTTTTTCGTCTCAAACAAACCCTTCCCTATAGTTAGATAGTGCCATCAGTTGACCTTGTGCCATCAGTTGACCTCATGCAGTGTGCTGTAGGTATtagtaaaggttctttgcagtgtcctcttgtcccctagctgcaatccttttgattccttttactgtagttctatttatattctcttttttccttctaACTTTCCACTCTCCCCTGAaagttgtttcatggtgcaactgcgaggtttcccatctgttacacctttaaagcaATTTTACTCCCAGTTTCCTTTccctgaatgacttcataggtcccagcccttggcctTAAACAAACCTGGACTCATTTTGAAGTCCCCATTGTTCTTCACAATTATGAAACATTGTCATTTAGTGATGCTTCCGACGACCCTTTATTGAGTCAagcaatttaaataaattatcagtattaatgatacagaaataaatatcaagTATGAGTGTCagaataatttcatgtttttaatgGAGTCAATAACTCCAGAATAATGTCTTATCTTGAATAAACTCAACTATAACTAACCAAGGCTTGCAGACagttaaaaaaatgaatgcattCTGAGGTGTGTCTTATGAATTTGTATGCCCCATAGGGAGGTAATGTAGGCATCCCTTCAGCCCTTAGCTGTaatccttttcattcattttactttaccttgttcatattctctttcttccatcttaagttcaccctcttctaacaattagtcatagtgcaactgtgaggttttcctcctattacacctttaaaacattttaacTTGCAGTTTCcctttagcgctgaatgactttacAGGTCCCAGCACTTGATCCATGGCCTAAGTTTTATACTCCATTGCTTCAAGTTTCATGGCTTGTTCTgtcttatataattttatatatatatatttttttttctagaatcaaGAAAGACTCTGGTCTGGAGTACAGCGAGATGCTGTTCTTTGACGATGAGCATCGCAACAAGGCAGATCTTGATAAGATTGGCGTGTTGATGATCTTGGTTCCAAATGGAGTGGATAAAGACCTTATTAAAAAAGGTCTAAAAGAATATGCATCTAAATCTTAGGCAAAGTTTAAGTTCAAagggtttttatttatcattatatattgctGTAGTACAGTATTATTTTGCATAGTGTCAAGtgtaattgaattatttttattgtggagTTGAATCATTGCCAAAATCACTATGAATTGCAGCCTCTCATGTTGCAAGTCTCTGTTGatggaataaagaaaatcttGTCCTAGGGATTAAAACTTTAAGTGAACACaaactttttggttttttttacactgtctaatatatactattagtattatatttGAATAATAGAAATCCTTATAGTGGACAACATTTAAATACTGTAAGTTACAATGCATAAGAAATTAATGCAACCATGTGTAAAGTAAAGGCAAATTTGAAAGATTGTATTGGTTATAGAAATATATTCTAATTTcatgtaatgaatattttttcaaagTGATGCCAAAAATCATTGGTAAATGatgtaaaatacaaaatgtaTGATGTTAAATTGCTACCTCGTGATACGAATTTGTGATGTACTTACTTTTATAAGTTTAAGGATTAAGAGtaggtaattttaatattatcctATAAGGAATggaaaaatttctaaatttcattCTAGAAAGTGAATGAAAAGTAAAGTATTCCTGATTACAATTACGTATTTAAGTTTCATAGTCAGAACATCTCAGTTTTCCAGGTACGTATCAAATATTACAGGAATTATGGTCAtgacaaaattgcaaacaattgTTGTGTCCTAGATTAATTACTGTACTCAGTTTATAGAAGTACATATATCAGGTTTTTGTATGATGTTGCAGTGTAGCATTTTATGTTTTTAGGATAAGGAAAGGTTGGTTGAAACCTGTTCTGGACTTGATTCATTATTAAAATTCCATTTTTGAAATGCAACCTTTCTTGGTACAATTGGAGTGTTAAACACAACTgtaattatttcttcttttgttttgtctAAACATTGCCCCTTATATTTCAGGCCTCATATTTTCAGAAGGTATTCAAGTACACTTATAAGAATTCCTGATGAGAGTATAAGAATTCCTGATGAGAACAGTACTCAATTAGTCACTCAGTTTAGTACAAAGAGCTAATGTAGTTCTGCAAATGTGGTAAAAGTATGTACATGTGTAGATCATTGTTAGTAATGCAAGAGGTTTCAcatttttatgatttctttttgAAATGTTATTTGACATGTGTTTAGCTCTCCTCCACTATAAACAGGCATTAAGCACTAAGTTTACCCATGGCTGTAATTTGTTTTGTTGCATATTTTAGGACAATATTGGGATTAAACAATACATATAGAATTAGTGTATCAAA
The DNA window shown above is from Macrobrachium nipponense isolate FS-2020 chromosome 30, ASM1510439v2, whole genome shotgun sequence and carries:
- the LOC135202519 gene encoding magnesium-dependent phosphatase 1-like; this encodes MSEKKPKLIAFDLDYTLWPFWVDTHVDPPFKKDKKGVVYDASNKKVKCYPEVPKILEQLHKEGYLIGVASRTGEIDGANQLLNLFDWNKYITYKEIYPGSKNNHFSQIKKDSGLEYSEMLFFDDEHRNKADLDKIGVLMILVPNGVDKDLIKKGLKEYASKS